GAAGAGCAGGGTCAGGTCCCGCTCGCGCCCGATGCGCTCGATGAGCTGGATCGACTCGCGCGTCTCCTGGGCCGACATGCCGGCCGTGGGCTCGTCGAGGAGGAGGATCTCGGGCTCGAGGGCGAGGGCGATGCCGAGCTCGAGCTGCTTCTGGTTGCCGTGAGAGAGATAGCCCGCGACCTCGCCGGCCTTGTCGAGGAGCCCGACCTGGGCGAGGACGGACTCCGCCTCCTCCCGGAAAAGGCGCTCCACGCGCGCGAAGAGGCTCCAGCCGCGGCCACGGTGGGACACGTAGGCGGCCTGGACGTTCTCGTAGACCGTGAGCTGGGGAAAGATGTTCGTGCGCTGGAAGGAGCGGCCCATCCCGAGGCGGCAGAGGTCGTGGGGCGGGATCCCCGTGATCTCCCGGCCCTTGAAGCTGACGCTGCCCGCGTCAGGCCGGAGGTGGCCCGTGATCAGGTTGAAGAGCGTCGTCTTGCCCGCGCCGTTGGGCCCGATGATGGCGCTCACGGAGCCGCGCGGCACGGAAAAGCTCACCCCGCCCACCGCCTGAAAGCCGTCAAAGCTCTTGCGGAGCTCGCGGACCTCAAGCACGCGCGGCCCCTCGCATGAGCCTCCGCCCGAGGCCGAGGGCGGCGCCGGCAATCCCCCCGGGAAAGACGAAGAGGAGCACGACGAGGATGGTGCCGAGGATGAGGGGCCAGTACTGTGTGTACGAGACGATTTGCTGGTTGAGCCAGAGGAGCACGAGCGCTCCCAGGGCCGGCCCGAAGAAGGAGCCCATGCCCCCCAGGAGCGTCATGATCAGCACCTCGGAGGACTTGGTCCAGTAAGCGAAGTCCGGGAAGACTCCTCGATTGAAGATGCCGAAGAGCCCGCCGGCCAGGCCGGCGAAGGCGCCCGCGATCACGAAGGCGCCGAGCTCGTAGCGTCGCACGTTGACCCCGATGAACTCCGCGCGCTCCGGGTTCTCACGGATGGTCGTGAGCATGCGCCCGAAGGGCGACCCCACGATGCGGCGGAGGAGCCACAGGCAGCCGCCGACCATCAGGAGGGTGAGAAAGTAGAAATATTCCGAGGTCCGGTAGCCGCCGAGCCAGGGCACCGCGCTCGCCACGCGCTCGAGCCACGCGAAATCCGGATAGGGGATCTCCGGCATGCCCTGCTCCCCGCCCGTGACCTCGTTCCACTTGAAGCAGATGGCCCAGACGATCTGCGCGAAGGCCAGGGTGAGCATGGCGAAGTAGATGCGCGTGAGCCGCACGCAGAAGAAGCCGAACACGACAGCAAAGAGGCCGGCGAGGAGCCCGGCGGCGGGGAAGGCGAGAAGAAAGGGCACTCCGGCCTTCTTCATGAGGAGCCCGGTCGT
Above is a window of Candidatus Methylomirabilota bacterium DNA encoding:
- a CDS encoding ABC transporter ATP-binding protein, producing the protein MLEVRELRKSFDGFQAVGGVSFSVPRGSVSAIIGPNGAGKTTLFNLITGHLRPDAGSVSFKGREITGIPPHDLCRLGMGRSFQRTNIFPQLTVYENVQAAYVSHRGRGWSLFARVERLFREEAESVLAQVGLLDKAGEVAGYLSHGNQKQLELGIALALEPEILLLDEPTAGMSAQETRESIQLIERIGRERDLTLLFTEHDMEVVFAIAHRITVLHQGRVIADGVPDEVRRHPEVRRVYLGERH
- a CDS encoding branched-chain amino acid ABC transporter permease, whose translation is MKRLGSRWPVLVLIAAFFVPALGSRYYTFLANDVVIWALFATSLNLLVGYTGLVSFGHAAYFGIGAYTTGLLMKKAGVPFLLAFPAAGLLAGLFAVVFGFFCVRLTRIYFAMLTLAFAQIVWAICFKWNEVTGGEQGMPEIPYPDFAWLERVASAVPWLGGYRTSEYFYFLTLLMVGGCLWLLRRIVGSPFGRMLTTIRENPERAEFIGVNVRRYELGAFVIAGAFAGLAGGLFGIFNRGVFPDFAYWTKSSEVLIMTLLGGMGSFFGPALGALVLLWLNQQIVSYTQYWPLILGTILVVLLFVFPGGIAGAALGLGRRLMRGAARA